The following proteins are encoded in a genomic region of Actinomadura sp. NAK00032:
- a CDS encoding VOC family protein — MITKLGLATVWVLDQDSALAFFTGKLGLEVRDDLTLGEGGMRWVTVGAKEQPDLSLALMVPGPPTMDPDSAAQMKALIAKGVLGAGAFNTDDCQAEYERLSARGVEFVHKPEKRPYGIEAVFRDDSGCWYSLTQPFAELDETAPWNDCAT, encoded by the coding sequence ATGATCACGAAGCTGGGACTGGCCACCGTCTGGGTCCTCGACCAGGACTCCGCCCTCGCGTTCTTCACCGGCAAGCTCGGCCTGGAGGTCCGCGACGACCTGACCCTCGGCGAGGGCGGGATGCGCTGGGTCACCGTCGGCGCCAAGGAGCAGCCCGACCTCAGCCTCGCCCTCATGGTCCCCGGACCGCCCACCATGGACCCCGACTCCGCCGCCCAGATGAAGGCGCTCATCGCCAAGGGCGTCCTCGGCGCCGGCGCCTTCAACACCGACGACTGCCAGGCCGAGTACGAGCGCCTGTCCGCCCGCGGCGTCGAGTTCGTCCACAAGCCGGAGAAGCGCCCGTACGGCATCGAGGCCGTCTTCCGCGACGACTCCGGCTGCTGGTACAGCCTCACCCAGCCCTTCGCCGAACTCGACGAGACCGCCCCCTGGAACGACTGCGCCACCTGA